The following proteins are co-located in the Polymorphospora rubra genome:
- a CDS encoding ABC transporter permease — MLRFVIKKLLLAVSTLIAVSVLTFGLFFAVPNNPAELMCGNQKVCSPDRLAMIESRMGLNAPVPQQYGEFMKGIFAGRTFGEGEAARECPAPCLGFSFRNDEPVSEIVGRTLPVTLSIVSGAAVVWLLIGITVGMVSALRRGTVFDRGAVGVSLVGASMPILLFGPLLLIVFVYESGLLGYPRYVPLTENPVAWASAMILPWIALGFLNSASYARLSRAQMLETLSEDFVRTARAKGLPKGRVHVRHALRAAITPIVTIAGLDLGAYLGGTVITETIFGFTGLGKASLNAAINLDMPVVMATVLLAAVFIVVANVVVDALYAVIDPRVRLA, encoded by the coding sequence GTGCTGCGGTTCGTCATCAAGAAACTGCTGCTCGCGGTCAGCACCCTGATCGCGGTGAGTGTGCTGACGTTCGGACTGTTCTTCGCCGTACCGAACAACCCGGCCGAGCTGATGTGCGGCAACCAGAAGGTGTGCAGCCCGGACCGGCTCGCCATGATCGAGTCCCGGATGGGGCTGAACGCGCCGGTGCCGCAGCAGTACGGCGAGTTCATGAAGGGCATCTTCGCCGGCCGTACGTTCGGCGAGGGCGAGGCGGCCCGCGAGTGCCCGGCGCCCTGTCTCGGCTTCTCGTTCCGCAACGACGAACCGGTCTCGGAGATCGTCGGCCGCACCCTGCCGGTGACCCTGAGCATCGTCTCCGGCGCGGCCGTGGTGTGGCTGCTCATCGGCATCACCGTCGGCATGGTCTCCGCGCTGCGCCGGGGGACCGTGTTCGACCGGGGCGCGGTCGGTGTGTCGCTGGTCGGTGCCTCGATGCCGATCCTGCTCTTCGGTCCGCTGCTGCTGATCGTGTTCGTCTACGAGTCCGGGCTGCTCGGCTATCCGCGCTACGTGCCGCTGACCGAGAACCCGGTGGCCTGGGCGAGCGCGATGATCCTGCCCTGGATCGCGCTCGGCTTCCTCAACTCCGCGTCGTACGCCCGGCTGTCCCGGGCCCAGATGCTGGAGACGCTGTCGGAGGACTTCGTCCGTACGGCCCGGGCGAAGGGGCTGCCCAAGGGGCGGGTGCACGTACGGCACGCGCTGCGGGCGGCGATCACGCCGATCGTGACGATCGCCGGCCTCGACCTCGGCGCCTATCTGGGCGGCACGGTGATCACCGAAACGATCTTCGGGTTCACCGGTCTGGGCAAGGCGTCGCTGAACGCGGCGATCAACCTCGACATGCCGGTCGTGATGGCCACCGTGCTGCTGGCCGCGGTCTTCATCGTCGTCGCCAACGTCGTCGTCGACGCCCTCTACGCGGTGATCGATCCGAGGGTGCGACTGGCGTAG
- a CDS encoding TldD/PmbA family protein, giving the protein MTHFDAATAAVQAALDAGARYADARVMHRRHESMSARNGEVERLGQSEDAGIGVRALVGSSWGFYAVPELSDAAARAAGARATEIAAASATVPGRDSGLIPVDGRSGSWASPCEIDPLSVALTDKGDLLVRATETMRANGADLAEADYQIWDTAKWFVSSEGHRVDQRVRECGGGIRATAIGADETQRRSYPSSSGHYGTQGWELVGALDFDAHAARIAQEARELLTAPQCPAGETTLILGGEQMALQIHESVGHAIELDRILGWEAAFAGTSWLDLGQLGSLRYGSELMNVTIDPTIAGALGSFGFDDEGTPAARRDAVREGRWVGVLAGRDSAAVAGLDYAGSVRADGWSRLPMVRMTNVGLEPGPHTLEEMIAATDDGVLMDVNRSWSIDDQRLNFQFGCEIGWEIKKGRRGRMLRNPTYTGIGPLFWRSMDMLSSETFPWGTPDCGKGQPGQVGHTGHPAAPARFTGVRIGVRG; this is encoded by the coding sequence ATGACGCATTTCGACGCGGCCACCGCGGCCGTACAGGCGGCACTCGACGCGGGGGCGCGCTACGCCGACGCCCGGGTCATGCACCGCCGACATGAGTCGATGTCGGCCCGCAACGGCGAGGTCGAACGGCTCGGGCAGAGCGAGGACGCCGGCATCGGCGTACGGGCGCTGGTCGGTTCGAGCTGGGGCTTCTACGCCGTACCCGAGCTTTCCGACGCCGCCGCCCGCGCGGCCGGCGCCCGGGCGACGGAGATCGCCGCCGCGAGTGCGACCGTGCCCGGCCGGGACAGCGGCCTGATCCCGGTCGACGGGCGGAGCGGCTCGTGGGCGTCGCCGTGCGAGATCGACCCGCTGTCGGTCGCCCTGACCGACAAGGGTGACCTGCTGGTCCGGGCGACCGAGACGATGCGCGCGAACGGCGCCGACCTGGCCGAGGCCGACTACCAGATCTGGGACACCGCCAAGTGGTTCGTCTCCAGCGAGGGACACCGGGTCGACCAGCGGGTCCGGGAGTGCGGCGGCGGCATCCGGGCGACCGCGATCGGGGCCGACGAGACGCAGCGCCGCTCCTATCCGAGCAGTTCCGGCCACTACGGAACGCAGGGCTGGGAGCTGGTCGGGGCGCTCGACTTCGACGCCCACGCGGCGCGGATCGCCCAGGAGGCGCGCGAGCTGCTGACCGCACCGCAGTGCCCGGCCGGCGAGACCACGCTCATTCTCGGCGGTGAGCAGATGGCGCTGCAGATCCACGAGTCGGTGGGACACGCCATCGAACTCGACCGGATCCTCGGCTGGGAGGCGGCGTTCGCCGGCACCTCCTGGCTCGACCTCGGCCAGCTCGGCAGCCTCCGCTACGGCTCGGAGCTGATGAACGTCACCATCGACCCGACGATCGCCGGCGCGCTCGGCAGCTTCGGCTTCGACGACGAGGGCACCCCGGCGGCCCGGCGCGACGCCGTACGCGAGGGGCGCTGGGTCGGTGTGCTGGCCGGGCGGGACTCGGCGGCGGTCGCCGGCCTCGACTACGCCGGCAGCGTACGTGCCGACGGCTGGTCCCGGCTGCCGATGGTGCGGATGACCAACGTCGGGCTCGAGCCCGGGCCGCACACGCTGGAGGAGATGATCGCCGCCACCGACGACGGGGTGCTGATGGACGTGAACCGGTCCTGGTCGATCGACGACCAGCGGCTCAACTTCCAGTTCGGCTGCGAGATCGGCTGGGAGATCAAGAAGGGCCGGCGCGGCCGGATGCTGCGCAACCCGACCTACACCGGGATCGGGCCGCTCTTCTGGCGCTCGATGGACATGCTGTCGTCGGAGACGTTCCCCTGGGGCACGCCGGACTGCGGCAAGGGGCAGCCCGGCCAGGTCGGCCACACCGGCCATCCGGCGGCGCCGGCCCGGTTCACCGGCGTACGGATCGGGGTGCGCGGATGA
- a CDS encoding ABC transporter substrate-binding protein: MRPRRAVAATGVALVLASALAACSENTGESGTEDEKVQQKTSAIATDPKESQGPAPEVPGAKRGGTIRVIQQSDFEHLDPQRTYTVNAMAAQHMIVRTLTQFREDGEGKLTLIGDLAETPGTDVNNDCKVWEYKLKKGVKYEDGTEVKAADVAYGIARSFEETIDGGATYIQEWLADNAAYNETYKGPYTSGSMDVPGLEVRDDHTLVFTFAKPHCDLPFAVSLPTTAPVPPAKDTKTEYDRRIFSSGPYKIKEYIKDTRLVLERNEHWDAATDPLRHDYPDSYVWEIGPDNTAQTERIIADAGDDAYSISSNGAPQALVNQVLNNAELKDRTISTSQPFVYYLSINNERITDINVRKAIAYAIDKQGIVLTQGGDAGGKVTHTLLADTTIGWTDYPNPYDGGPNGNPDKARELLGGKQPELVMMARSSAFGQSTHPVVKESLEKAGFKVTVKTVETPQHNPTARTRGNEYDIYISNWAADWPSAASTIPVLWDGRGLGPQGNSNVSYFNSDEVNTKIDEAAALPAGEAGPRWAEIDRLIMEKYVPVVPLFQSKFTGVYGSKVGGVFISDNIGTHILYNAYAK, translated from the coding sequence ATGCGACCAAGACGTGCGGTTGCCGCGACGGGCGTGGCCCTGGTCCTGGCGTCGGCGTTGGCGGCGTGCTCGGAGAACACCGGTGAGTCCGGCACCGAGGACGAGAAGGTCCAACAGAAGACCAGCGCCATCGCCACCGATCCGAAGGAGTCGCAGGGGCCGGCGCCCGAGGTGCCCGGCGCCAAGCGTGGCGGCACCATCCGGGTGATCCAGCAGAGCGACTTCGAGCACCTCGACCCGCAGCGGACCTACACCGTCAACGCGATGGCGGCGCAGCACATGATCGTGCGGACGCTGACCCAGTTCCGCGAGGACGGCGAGGGCAAGCTCACCCTCATCGGCGACCTGGCCGAGACGCCCGGCACCGACGTCAACAACGACTGCAAGGTCTGGGAGTACAAGCTCAAGAAGGGCGTCAAGTACGAGGACGGCACCGAGGTCAAGGCCGCCGACGTCGCGTACGGCATCGCCCGCTCCTTCGAGGAGACCATCGACGGCGGCGCCACGTACATCCAGGAGTGGCTGGCGGACAACGCCGCCTACAACGAGACGTACAAGGGGCCGTACACCTCCGGCAGCATGGACGTTCCGGGCCTCGAGGTCCGCGACGACCACACCCTGGTCTTCACCTTCGCCAAACCGCACTGCGATCTGCCGTTCGCGGTGTCCCTCCCGACCACCGCGCCGGTGCCGCCGGCCAAGGACACCAAGACCGAGTACGACCGCCGGATCTTCTCGTCCGGGCCGTACAAGATCAAGGAGTACATCAAGGACACCCGCCTGGTGCTGGAGCGCAACGAGCACTGGGACGCCGCCACCGACCCGCTGCGGCACGACTACCCGGACAGCTACGTCTGGGAGATCGGCCCGGACAACACCGCGCAGACCGAGCGGATCATCGCCGACGCCGGTGACGACGCCTACTCGATCAGCAGCAACGGCGCCCCGCAGGCACTGGTCAACCAGGTGCTGAACAATGCGGAGCTCAAGGATCGGACGATCTCCACCTCGCAGCCGTTCGTCTACTACCTGAGCATCAACAACGAGCGGATCACCGACATCAACGTCCGCAAGGCCATCGCGTACGCCATCGACAAGCAGGGCATCGTGCTGACGCAGGGCGGCGACGCCGGCGGCAAGGTGACGCACACCCTGCTGGCCGACACCACGATCGGCTGGACGGACTACCCGAACCCGTACGACGGCGGTCCGAACGGCAACCCGGACAAGGCCAGGGAACTGCTCGGCGGCAAGCAGCCGGAGCTGGTGATGATGGCCCGGTCCAGCGCCTTCGGTCAGAGCACCCACCCGGTGGTCAAGGAGAGCCTGGAGAAGGCCGGCTTCAAGGTCACCGTCAAGACCGTCGAGACGCCGCAGCACAACCCGACCGCCCGGACCCGGGGCAACGAGTACGACATCTACATCTCCAACTGGGCCGCCGACTGGCCGAGTGCCGCGTCGACGATCCCGGTGCTCTGGGACGGCCGTGGGCTCGGCCCGCAGGGCAACTCGAACGTGTCGTACTTCAACTCCGACGAGGTCAACACCAAGATCGACGAGGCGGCGGCGCTGCCGGCCGGTGAGGCCGGCCCGCGCTGGGCCGAGATCGACCGCTTGATCATGGAGAAGTACGTGCCGGTCGTGCCGCTCTTCCAGAGCAAGTTCACCGGCGTCTACGGCTCGAAGGTCGGCGGGGTGTTCATCTCCGACAACATCGGGACCCACATCCTCTACAACGCGTACGCCAAGTAG
- a CDS encoding succinate dehydrogenase/fumarate reductase iron-sulfur subunit, giving the protein MGKRHFKVWRGDEDGGDLQDYQVEVNEGEVVLDIIHRLQATEAPDLACRWNCKAGKCGSCSMEINGMPRLSCMTRMSTFEESETVTVTPLRTFPVIRDLVTDVSFNYEKARETPAFAPPTDLAPGEYRMTQVDVERSQEFRKCIECFLCQNTCHVVRDHEENKQAFAGPRYFIRAAELDMHPLDDRTDRKEYAQQSQGLGYCNITKCCTEVCPEHIKITDNAIIPMKERVVDRRYDPLVWLGSKIFRRGQSHRELDQVGATGLPASELPARGDHSPKAEAERGVNWHRQVPRPQTASVDQNGRLPLTELTSENAAASSPFGDDVQFPLPSESLNYHHPRQGD; this is encoded by the coding sequence ATGGGCAAGCGGCACTTCAAGGTCTGGCGCGGTGACGAGGACGGCGGGGACCTCCAGGACTACCAGGTGGAGGTCAACGAGGGCGAGGTCGTCCTCGACATCATCCACCGGCTGCAGGCCACCGAGGCGCCCGACCTGGCCTGCCGGTGGAACTGCAAGGCGGGCAAGTGCGGGTCGTGCTCGATGGAGATCAACGGCATGCCCCGGTTGAGCTGCATGACCCGGATGTCCACCTTCGAGGAGTCCGAGACGGTCACGGTGACCCCGCTGCGGACGTTCCCGGTGATCCGCGACCTGGTCACCGACGTCTCGTTCAACTACGAGAAGGCCCGGGAGACCCCGGCGTTCGCCCCGCCGACCGACCTGGCACCCGGTGAATACCGGATGACGCAGGTCGACGTCGAGCGCTCGCAGGAGTTCCGTAAGTGCATCGAGTGCTTCCTGTGCCAGAACACCTGTCACGTGGTGCGTGACCACGAGGAGAACAAGCAGGCGTTCGCCGGGCCGCGCTACTTCATCCGGGCGGCCGAGCTGGACATGCACCCGCTCGACGACCGGACCGACCGCAAGGAGTACGCGCAGCAGTCGCAGGGCCTGGGCTACTGCAACATCACCAAGTGCTGCACCGAGGTGTGCCCGGAACACATCAAGATCACCGACAACGCGATCATTCCGATGAAGGAGCGGGTCGTCGACCGGCGCTACGACCCGCTGGTGTGGCTGGGCAGCAAGATCTTCCGGCGCGGTCAGAGCCACCGTGAGCTCGACCAGGTCGGCGCCACCGGCCTGCCGGCGTCGGAACTGCCGGCCCGTGGCGACCACAGCCCGAAGGCCGAGGCGGAGCGTGGGGTCAACTGGCACCGTCAGGTGCCCCGGCCGCAGACCGCGTCGGTGGACCAGAACGGGCGGCTGCCGCTGACCGAGTTGACGTCGGAGAACGCCGCCGCGTCGTCGCCGTTCGGTGACGACGTGCAGTTCCCGCTGCCGAGCGAGTCCCTCAACTACCACCATCCCCGGCAGGGCGACTAG
- a CDS encoding TldD/PmbA family protein: protein MSADFTGGAEQDLAARTVELVRRAAGPAAQAEVFTDRVAQALTRFANSAIHQNVADTTVTVRLRLHLDGRTVTGSTTVVDEAGLRGLVDRVIAAVRVCPPDPGWPGLTPPAPITAPGRWDEATADASADDRAARVRAFVDAAGGLETAGYCRTRNWSAAFVNSAGQAVTGRTVATAMDGVARGGGADGVARLASGRLADIDGAVLGARAAAKARAGVDPVELPPDRYEVVLEPTAVADVLHNLALWGFNGRMVGERRSFAEPGKPQFDPAITLVDDAAGGLGLPFDFEGTPRTALTLVDAGRTTAVTHDRRTAAGAGTTSTGHAPPADNPWGPAPSNLGLVPAPGPGSAPAEVSGPAVDADTADLVSRVERGLLITDFWYTRVLDPRSLVMTGLTRNGVWLIEDGAVVGPVRNLRFTQSYPQALAPGAVLGLGRRATLLPDSWNPSTWSAPAVRLASWNFTGGASG from the coding sequence ATGAGCGCCGACTTCACGGGCGGGGCCGAGCAGGATCTCGCCGCCCGGACCGTCGAACTCGTCCGGCGGGCCGCCGGGCCGGCCGCGCAGGCGGAGGTCTTCACCGACCGGGTCGCCCAGGCGCTCACCCGGTTCGCCAACTCGGCCATCCATCAGAACGTCGCCGACACCACGGTCACGGTACGACTGCGGCTGCACCTGGACGGTCGTACGGTCACCGGCTCCACCACCGTGGTCGACGAGGCCGGGTTGCGAGGGCTGGTCGACCGGGTGATCGCCGCCGTCCGGGTCTGCCCGCCCGACCCGGGCTGGCCGGGGCTGACGCCACCGGCCCCGATCACCGCACCGGGGCGGTGGGACGAGGCGACCGCCGACGCTTCCGCCGACGACCGGGCCGCCCGGGTACGCGCGTTCGTCGACGCCGCCGGCGGGCTGGAGACGGCGGGCTACTGCCGTACCCGGAACTGGTCGGCGGCCTTCGTCAACAGCGCGGGTCAGGCGGTGACCGGTCGGACCGTGGCGACGGCGATGGACGGCGTCGCCCGGGGCGGCGGTGCGGACGGGGTGGCCCGGCTCGCGTCCGGCCGGCTCGCCGACATCGACGGTGCCGTGCTCGGGGCACGGGCGGCGGCCAAGGCCAGGGCGGGTGTCGATCCGGTGGAGTTGCCGCCGGACCGCTACGAGGTGGTGCTGGAGCCGACGGCGGTCGCCGACGTGCTGCACAACCTGGCGCTGTGGGGCTTCAACGGCAGGATGGTGGGCGAGCGCCGGTCGTTCGCCGAGCCGGGGAAGCCGCAGTTCGACCCGGCGATCACCCTGGTCGACGACGCGGCCGGCGGGCTCGGCCTCCCGTTCGACTTCGAGGGCACCCCGCGTACGGCGCTGACGCTGGTCGACGCCGGGCGGACCACCGCCGTGACGCACGACCGGCGCACGGCGGCCGGGGCCGGTACGACGTCGACCGGGCACGCCCCGCCGGCGGACAACCCGTGGGGGCCGGCGCCGAGCAACCTGGGGCTGGTTCCGGCGCCCGGACCGGGGTCGGCGCCGGCCGAGGTGTCCGGTCCGGCGGTCGATGCCGACACCGCCGACCTGGTGTCCCGGGTGGAACGCGGTCTGTTGATCACCGACTTCTGGTACACGCGGGTGCTCGACCCGAGGAGCCTGGTGATGACCGGTCTGACCCGCAACGGGGTCTGGTTGATCGAGGACGGCGCGGTCGTCGGGCCGGTCCGCAATCTGCGCTTCACCCAGTCCTATCCGCAGGCGCTGGCCCCGGGAGCCGTTCTCGGCCTGGGTCGGCGGGCCACGCTGCTGCCGGACAGTTGGAACCCGTCGACCTGGTCGGCGCCCGCCGTACGGCTGGCGTCGTGGAACTTCACCGGCGGCGCCTCGGGCTGA
- a CDS encoding ABC transporter permease, with protein sequence MSEQPVGLAKVAAEPDVGPPSDAPVGTAADRVAFVGRSPGQLAWRRLRRDKVAVVSGGMLVFFILVAVAAPLIERLYGKGPLDRFPERLDRNGFPLGYAGVDADHWLGIQPNIGRDIFIQLVYGLRTSLMVAFTAAVLTIALGILIGIFAGYVGGRLDAVVTWFVDLTMAFPFYIFCFAFIPVAVNQFYGVRDAEATWFRPVLLILIFVMFNWTYTARLVRGQVLSLRERDFVEAARASGAGLGHIMFRQLLPNLWAPILVTFSLNVPALITAEAALSFLGIGILEPTPDLGRLISESVHFVREVPTFTLVGGTTLFLLVLSFNLFGDALRDALDPKSDR encoded by the coding sequence ATGAGCGAGCAGCCGGTCGGCCTTGCCAAGGTCGCGGCGGAGCCGGATGTCGGCCCGCCGTCGGATGCTCCGGTGGGAACGGCGGCGGACCGGGTCGCCTTCGTCGGGCGCTCGCCGGGCCAGCTCGCCTGGCGGCGCCTGCGCCGCGACAAGGTCGCCGTGGTCAGCGGCGGGATGCTGGTGTTCTTCATCCTGGTGGCGGTGGCCGCACCGCTGATCGAACGGCTCTACGGCAAGGGGCCGCTCGACCGTTTCCCGGAGCGGTTGGACCGCAACGGTTTCCCGCTCGGTTACGCCGGTGTGGATGCCGACCATTGGCTGGGCATCCAGCCGAACATCGGCCGGGACATCTTCATCCAACTCGTCTACGGGCTGCGCACCTCGCTGATGGTGGCGTTCACCGCGGCGGTGCTGACCATCGCGCTCGGCATCCTGATCGGCATCTTCGCCGGCTACGTCGGCGGCCGGCTCGACGCCGTCGTCACCTGGTTCGTCGACCTGACGATGGCGTTCCCGTTCTACATCTTCTGCTTCGCGTTCATCCCGGTGGCGGTGAACCAGTTCTACGGGGTGCGCGACGCCGAGGCGACCTGGTTCCGGCCCGTACTGCTGATTTTGATCTTCGTGATGTTCAACTGGACCTACACGGCGCGGCTGGTCCGGGGACAGGTGCTGTCGCTGCGGGAGCGCGACTTCGTCGAGGCGGCCCGGGCGTCCGGCGCGGGCCTCGGGCACATTATGTTCCGCCAGTTGCTGCCCAACCTGTGGGCGCCGATCCTGGTGACGTTCTCGCTGAACGTTCCGGCCCTAATCACCGCGGAGGCGGCGCTGTCGTTCCTCGGCATCGGGATCCTCGAGCCGACGCCCGACCTCGGCCGGCTGATCAGTGAGAGCGTCCATTTCGTCCGCGAGGTGCCGACCTTCACCCTGGTCGGCGGCACCACCCTCTTCCTGCTGGTGCTCTCCTTCAACCTCTTCGGCGACGCGTTGCGCGACGCGCTCGACCCGAAGTCGGACCGTTAG
- a CDS encoding fumarate reductase/succinate dehydrogenase flavoprotein subunit: MTTRIERHHFDVVVIGAGGAGLRAAIEARQAGKRTAIISKSLFGKAHTVMAEGGAAAAMGNVNSNDNWMVHFRDTMRGGKFLNNFRMAELHAKEAPERIWELETYGALFDRTKDGRISQRNFGGHEYPRLAHVGDRTGLELIRTLQQKIVSLQQEDKKEFGNYDARIRVFAETTITELLLDGDRVAGAFGYYRESGEFVLFEAPAIVLATGGVGKSYKVTSNSWEYTGDGHALALRAGATLINMEFLQFHPTGMVWPPSVKGILVTESVRGDGGILKNSEGKRFMFDYVPDVFRKQYAETEEEADRWYTDPDNNRRPPELLPRDEVARAINSEVKAGRGTPAGGVYLDIASRLPAEEIRRRLPSMYHQFKELADVDITKQPMDVGPTCHYVMGGVEVEPDTAAAAGTVQGLFAAGEVSGGMHGSNRLGGNSLSDLLVFGKRAGEFAAAYVDGLARRPKVHESAAADAVEYALAPLARTEGENPYHLQQDLQAVMGDLVGIIRRKGELEEALVKLAELRRRLHDVRATGGRRYNPGWHLALDLRNMLVVSECTALAALEREESRGGHTREDFPGMDARWRTVNLVCSLDGDKVRLEHQPLPTMRTDLVQLFDRAELAKYLTDEELVAFDGGKASGQIADSAEAALKGEA; this comes from the coding sequence ATGACTACGCGAATCGAACGACACCACTTTGACGTCGTCGTCATCGGTGCCGGCGGCGCCGGGCTGCGCGCGGCGATCGAGGCCCGGCAGGCCGGCAAGCGTACGGCGATCATCTCCAAGTCGCTGTTCGGCAAGGCCCACACGGTCATGGCCGAGGGCGGCGCCGCCGCCGCGATGGGCAACGTCAACAGCAACGACAACTGGATGGTGCACTTCCGCGACACCATGCGGGGCGGCAAGTTCCTCAACAACTTCCGGATGGCCGAACTGCACGCCAAGGAGGCGCCGGAACGGATCTGGGAGCTGGAGACGTACGGCGCGCTCTTCGACCGGACCAAGGACGGCCGGATCTCGCAGCGCAACTTCGGCGGCCACGAATACCCGCGGCTCGCGCACGTCGGTGACCGCACCGGCCTGGAGCTGATCCGGACTCTCCAGCAGAAGATCGTCTCGCTGCAGCAGGAGGACAAGAAGGAGTTCGGCAACTACGACGCCCGGATCCGGGTGTTCGCCGAGACCACGATCACCGAGCTGCTGCTCGACGGCGACCGGGTCGCCGGCGCGTTCGGCTACTACCGGGAGTCCGGCGAGTTCGTCCTCTTCGAGGCGCCGGCGATCGTGCTGGCCACCGGCGGGGTGGGCAAGTCCTACAAGGTCACCTCCAACTCCTGGGAGTACACCGGCGACGGGCACGCCCTGGCGCTGCGGGCCGGCGCGACCCTGATCAACATGGAGTTCCTCCAGTTCCACCCGACCGGAATGGTCTGGCCGCCGTCGGTGAAGGGCATCCTGGTCACCGAGTCGGTCCGCGGTGACGGCGGGATCCTCAAGAACTCCGAGGGCAAGCGGTTCATGTTCGACTACGTCCCCGACGTCTTCCGCAAGCAGTACGCGGAGACCGAGGAGGAGGCGGACCGCTGGTACACCGACCCGGACAACAACCGGCGTCCGCCGGAGCTGCTGCCCCGCGACGAGGTCGCCCGCGCCATCAACAGCGAGGTCAAGGCCGGTCGCGGTACGCCGGCCGGCGGCGTCTATCTCGACATCGCCAGCCGGCTGCCGGCCGAGGAGATCCGCCGCCGCCTGCCGTCCATGTACCACCAGTTCAAGGAACTGGCCGATGTGGACATCACCAAGCAGCCGATGGACGTCGGACCCACCTGTCACTACGTGATGGGCGGCGTGGAGGTCGAGCCGGACACGGCCGCGGCGGCCGGCACCGTACAGGGGCTGTTCGCGGCCGGCGAGGTGTCCGGCGGCATGCACGGCTCCAACCGGCTCGGCGGCAACTCCCTGTCCGACCTGCTGGTCTTCGGCAAGCGGGCGGGCGAGTTCGCGGCCGCGTACGTCGACGGTCTGGCCCGACGCCCGAAGGTCCACGAGTCGGCCGCCGCCGACGCGGTCGAGTACGCCCTCGCCCCGCTGGCCCGTACCGAGGGTGAGAACCCGTACCACCTCCAGCAGGACCTCCAGGCGGTGATGGGCGACCTGGTCGGCATCATCCGCCGCAAGGGCGAACTGGAGGAGGCGCTCGTCAAGCTCGCCGAGCTGCGCCGGCGGCTGCACGACGTCCGGGCGACCGGTGGCCGGCGCTACAACCCGGGCTGGCACCTCGCCCTCGACCTGCGCAACATGCTGGTCGTCTCGGAATGCACGGCGCTGGCGGCGCTGGAGCGGGAGGAGTCGCGCGGCGGCCACACCCGCGAGGACTTCCCCGGCATGGATGCCAGGTGGCGCACCGTCAACCTGGTGTGCTCGCTCGACGGCGACAAGGTACGGCTGGAGCACCAGCCGCTGCCGACGATGCGTACCGATCTGGTCCAGCTCTTCGATCGCGCCGAGCTGGCCAAGTACCTGACCGACGAGGAGCTCGTGGCGTTCGACGGCGGCAAGGCGAGCGGACAGATCGCGGACTCGGCCGAGGCCGCGCTGAAGGGTGAGGCGTGA
- a CDS encoding Uma2 family endonuclease, whose translation MSGAITQRAEPWTEEEYLALGDAFRRAELFDGGLHLPPAPTLRHQVIAHRLAEELDGGGRTAGLLTFHSVNVRLRAARLTIPDVVVTEVITLTEPAVNASAVRLVGEVVSPTNAAIDLVLKMHYYAAAKIGWYLIVEQDTKSLRLYRLHGVSYVEHAVARPGEVLRLTEPVVADIRPEDLHT comes from the coding sequence ATGAGCGGAGCGATCACGCAGCGGGCGGAGCCGTGGACCGAGGAGGAATACCTGGCCCTCGGCGACGCGTTCCGGCGGGCCGAACTCTTCGACGGCGGACTCCACCTCCCCCCAGCGCCCACCCTTCGCCATCAAGTCATCGCGCACCGGCTCGCCGAGGAACTCGACGGCGGAGGCCGGACCGCCGGATTACTCACGTTCCACTCGGTCAACGTCCGGTTGCGGGCCGCCCGCCTGACGATTCCCGACGTGGTCGTCACCGAAGTCATCACCCTCACCGAGCCGGCGGTCAACGCGTCGGCGGTCCGCCTGGTCGGCGAGGTCGTGTCGCCGACGAACGCGGCCATCGACCTGGTGCTCAAGATGCACTATTACGCCGCCGCGAAGATCGGCTGGTACCTCATCGTCGAGCAGGACACGAAGAGCCTGCGCCTCTACCGGCTGCACGGGGTGTCCTACGTGGAGCACGCGGTCGCGCGGCCCGGTGAGGTGCTGCGGCTGACCGAGCCGGTCGTGGCCGACATCCGGCCCGAGGATCTGCACACCTGA